A part of Spodoptera frugiperda isolate SF20-4 chromosome 25, AGI-APGP_CSIRO_Sfru_2.0, whole genome shotgun sequence genomic DNA contains:
- the LOC118263479 gene encoding uncharacterized protein LOC118263479 isoform X2, giving the protein MNSRGSVNESNLVNLSGDLLNPLDTKESLALSFPFDHIYACHSEESDRRQAHLDKEVEIALPDDKEPGPPGEQSLEVSRLSERLTAAEIQNQRLKSLLVYHLDLIQQQNDLITKKEKQNTALQLENDSLKSKVTRMDRRITVSQRHNVNPAPVLNLPPPTSVPPPTSAPALTSAAPPSPTLATIKTEPGTSDNQLVYNSITDFLVPETRKSPYLFNNDITKTKPLMPDAFDLNRPAESDVPNYLTGDIGVPSILENTGLPCDNFNMIENKQSYIKKEIKTEPRPEPLYTVTSNSGNTVIQKIQRNRRRTSGGLGSLSRLPKTPVVKTEPQENVFEDDKAFDRSFSVNKKSKMINTYSKSKNASLPKKTPHYTGSLSDRLQLIDTTPTGEDPYQLGEADMREQSPIPKLMLQKTNHGRLKICSDLMGESAIPSRRIYDAPATETSSKMPNKIKLEKRYNLPNMIPYSSPQATTHTLTHASLTTTDTGSMMSTYTHVPKSSAHTPKQTATSKQTTPKQTTRQTSAHSAKHSAVSTNAGTYTNTYTHTTRNSSTRSHTTPNKGRASQRSSQSGSRKSTQAAANKLLNVSAVNTVSTVNSVNTVNAVSTVNTMNTMNTVSTVNTVNTVNTGNTVNTVNAGNTVNAVNTVNALNTPKPVIKTSLSTTLNNLHTATLAALHMVPLALTHTPTQGHQLHAAIISTPLKQTTLKEIKKESQDAAMSTPKTAILHQPLIIQQPALVKQAGLVQQPGIVQQSAMVQQPSLLQQPSLLQQTGMLQQPAILQQTANMQHLTLAQQTALAQQAALAQQAALAQQPGCSNMQQDGDVKKESALRVDWSLYNNLNLSSDPTTALTDFYTEDPGSPLPQFDVAEFRQLMENEAAAAAAVAALDKMDALDYGAIEKNEADQVKKRGARTASLIAPGVLEEKATDNRRGMGSKRGRKRALSSAGLMKNAKQNLSKAVGPKPKMIKGKAACRGKKSPLPGMTTGKPYHTLVGDPDLSWYLGLDPDVKQEDIDQGDCKASTVEVPRWREKPYSSLYSLEGTENLDDKIFEKRHQKLEAEERRQLRWHMRRIREQRHVERLRMRQRDPWYSGHSHYQPSVYTIWPQPQRDVRMIEITDTIPVMAFGEDLPDIPPADFMLPWVRTSKALKRSKRSKTLH; this is encoded by the exons ATGAACAGTCGTGGTAGTGTAAATGAATCGAATTTGGTGAATCTCTCAGGGGATCTGTTGAATCCATTGGATACGAAGGAGTCGTTAGCGCTGAGTTTTCCGTTTGATCACATATACGCTTGTCACTCGGAGGAATCAGATCGCCGACAGGCGCATCTTGACAAGGAAGTAGAAATTGCCCTCCCTGATGACAAGGAACCAGGGCCTCCTGGAGAACAATCGCTTGAGGTCAGTAGACTCTCAGAGAGATTAACTGCTGCtgaaattcaaaatcaaagatTGAAAAGTTTGCTGGTCTATCATCTGGATTTGATACAACAACAAAATGATCTTATAACCAAGAAAGAGAAACAAAATACAGCTCTGCAATTGGAAAATGACTCT CTTAAATCTAAGGTGACACGTATGGACAGAAGGATAACAGTGAGTCAAAGGCATAATGTTAATCCTGCTCCTGTTTTAAATCTGCCACCTCCCACAAGCGTGCCACCACCTACAAGCGCTCCGGCACTTACCAGTGCAGCACCACCATCTCCGACCCTTGCAACTATCAAAACTGAACCAGGAACTTCTGACAATCAG TTGGTCTATAATAGTATTACTGACTTTTTGGTGCCAGAAACTAGAAAGAGTCCAtatctttttaataatgatataactaaaacaaaaccttTGATGCCAGACGCTTTTGATTTGAATAGACCTGCAGAATCag ATGTGCCCAACTACTTAACAGGGGACATAGGCGTGCCCTCGATTTTGGAGAATACCGGGCTGCCGTGCGACAACTTCAACATGATTGAAAACAAGCAGTCCTACATCAAAAAGGAAATCAAGACTGAACCTCGACCGGAACCGTTGTACACCGTCACGTCAAACAG CGGCAACACCGTGATCCAGAAGATACAGAGGAATCGAAGGAGGACATCCGGAGGTTTAGGTAGTCTAAGTCGATTACCTAAAACGCCTGTTGTTAAAACCGAACCTCAAGAAAATG tgtTTGAAGATGACAAAGCTTTCGACCGATCCTTCAGTGTtaataaaaaatcgaaaatgaTTAATACATATAGCAAGTCTAAGAATGCCAGTCTTCCAAAGAAAACACCTCACTACACCGGTTCCCTGTCAGATCGGTTACAATTGATTGATACGACACCTACTGGTGAAGACCCGTACCAACTAGGGGAGGCTGATATGAGAGAGCAATCGCCGATTCCGAAACTTATGCTTCAAAAAACAAACCACGGTAGGCTGAAAATATGCTCGGATCTTATGGGGGAGAGCGCTATTCCCTCTAGGCGAATATATGATGCGCCAGCGACGGAAACAAGTTCCAAaatgccaaataaaataaaacttgagaAAAGATATAATTTACCAAACATGATCCCTTATTCATCTCCGCAAGCAACTACGCATACGCTTACGCACGCGTCGCTAACGACTACAGATACGGGGTCGATGATGTCCACCTACACGCACGTTCCTAAATCGTCAGCCCATACACCTAAGCAAACGGCTACTTCTAAGCAGACAACTCCTAAGCAAACAACCAGGCAGACTTCAGCGCACAGCGCTAAGCACTCGGCGGTATCTACGAATGCGGGCACTTACACGAACACGTACACGCATACTACTAGAAATTCGAGTACCCGTAGCCACACGACCCCAAACAAAGGCAGGGCGTCACAAAGGAGTTCTCAATCTGGCTCTCGGAAATCCACGCAAGCAGCAGCGAACAAACTTCTGAACGTGAGTGCGGTGAACACTGTGAGCACGGTCAACTCTGTGAACACAGTTAATGCGGTGAGCACGGTTAACACGATGAACACGATGAACACGGTTAGCACGGTCAACACTGTTAACACTGTGAACACGGGGAATACGGTGAACACAGTGAATGCGGGGAATACGGTGAACGCGGTGAATACCGTTAACGCGCTGAATACACCAAAGCCCGTCATTAAAACCTCATTATCGACAACACTTAATAATCTGCATACAGCGACACTTGCCGCTTTACACATGGTACCCCTGGCGCTCACACATACTCCCACGCAGGGTCACCAATTGCATGCTGCGATAATATCTACACCGCTCAAACAAACTActcttaaagaaattaaaaaagaatctcAAGATGCTGCGATGTCGACGCCGAAGACAGCAATTCTACATCAACCGCTGATAATACAACAACCGGCGTTGGTAAAGCAAGCAGGGCTAGTGCAGCAACCGGGAATAGTACAGCAGTCAGCGATGGTACAACAACCCTCGCTACTACAGCAACCCTCGCTACTACAGCAAACGGGGATGCTACAACAGCCGGCCATATTACAGCAAACTGCTAATATGCAGCATTTAACGTTGGCACAACAAACAGCGTTAGCGCAACAAGCGGCGTTAGCGCAACAAGCGGCATTAGCGCAACAACCTGGCTGCTCCAACATGCAACAGGATGGGGACGTAAAGAAAGAATCAGCCTTGCGTGTGGACTGGTCTTTGTACAACAACCTTAATTTGAGCAGTGACCCCACAACCGCTTTAACCGACTTCTATACAGAGGACCCGGGCTCACCTTTACCACAGTTTGATGTTGCCGAATTTCGGCAATTAATGGAAAACGAAGCAGCGGCGGCTGCCGCAGTAGCTGCTTTAGATAAAATGGATGCACTGGATTATGGCGCGATCGAAAAAAATGAAGCCGATCAGGTCAAAAAAAGGGGAGCACGAACTGCAAGCCTCATCGCTCCCGGTGTTCTTgaa GAGAAAGCTACGGATAACCGTCGTGGTATGGGCAGCAAACGTGGAAGGAAGCGTGCACTGTCTAGCGCTGGATTAATGAAAAATGCAAAGCAAAATTTATCGAAAGCAGTCGGGCCCAAGCCAAAAATGATTAAGGgaaaag cTGCGTGTCGCGGCAAGAAATCTCCTCTGCCGGGAATGACAACGGGCAAACCGTATCACACTCTGGTGGGAGACCCGGACCTATCGTGGTACCTCGGTCTGGACCCCGACGTTAAGCAGGAAGACATCGATCAGGGGGACTGCAAAGCCTCCACTGTAGAg GTACCGAGATGGCGGGAAAAACCATACTCCAGTTTGTATAGTCTTGAAGGAACAGAAAACTTAGATGATAAGATTTTCGAAAAGCGTCACCAAAAATTAGAAGCCGAAGAAAGACGGCAACTAAG GTGGCATATGAGACGAATCCGTGAGCAGCGACATGTAGAGCGTCTTCGAATGCGGCAGCGGGATCCTTGGTATAGCGGGCACTCTCACTACCAACCTTCAGTATACACGATCTGGCCGCAGCCTCAAAGGGATGTGCGAATGATCGAAATCACCGATACCATACCAGTTATGGCTTTCGGGGAGGACCTGCCCGATATACCACCGGC tgacTTTATGTTGCCGTGGGTGAGAACATCAAAAGCTTTGAAGAGATCTAAACGTTCGAAGACGCTACATTGA
- the LOC118263479 gene encoding uncharacterized protein LOC118263479 isoform X1 encodes MNSRGSVNESNLVNLSGDLLNPLDTKESLALSFPFDHIYACHSEESDRRQAHLDKEVEIALPDDKEPGPPGEQSLEVSRLSERLTAAEIQNQRLKSLLVYHLDLIQQQNDLITKKEKQNTALQLENDSLKSKVTRMDRRITVSQRHNVNPAPVLNLPPPTSVPPPTSAPALTSAAPPSPTLATIKTEPGTSDNQLVYNSITDFLVPETRKSPYLFNNDITKTKPLMPDAFDLNRPAESDVPNYLTGDIGVPSILENTGLPCDNFNMIENKQSYIKKEIKTEPRPEPLYTVTSNRFGNTVIQKIQRNRRRTSGGLGSLSRLPKTPVVKTEPQENVFEDDKAFDRSFSVNKKSKMINTYSKSKNASLPKKTPHYTGSLSDRLQLIDTTPTGEDPYQLGEADMREQSPIPKLMLQKTNHGRLKICSDLMGESAIPSRRIYDAPATETSSKMPNKIKLEKRYNLPNMIPYSSPQATTHTLTHASLTTTDTGSMMSTYTHVPKSSAHTPKQTATSKQTTPKQTTRQTSAHSAKHSAVSTNAGTYTNTYTHTTRNSSTRSHTTPNKGRASQRSSQSGSRKSTQAAANKLLNVSAVNTVSTVNSVNTVNAVSTVNTMNTMNTVSTVNTVNTVNTGNTVNTVNAGNTVNAVNTVNALNTPKPVIKTSLSTTLNNLHTATLAALHMVPLALTHTPTQGHQLHAAIISTPLKQTTLKEIKKESQDAAMSTPKTAILHQPLIIQQPALVKQAGLVQQPGIVQQSAMVQQPSLLQQPSLLQQTGMLQQPAILQQTANMQHLTLAQQTALAQQAALAQQAALAQQPGCSNMQQDGDVKKESALRVDWSLYNNLNLSSDPTTALTDFYTEDPGSPLPQFDVAEFRQLMENEAAAAAAVAALDKMDALDYGAIEKNEADQVKKRGARTASLIAPGVLEEKATDNRRGMGSKRGRKRALSSAGLMKNAKQNLSKAVGPKPKMIKGKAACRGKKSPLPGMTTGKPYHTLVGDPDLSWYLGLDPDVKQEDIDQGDCKASTVEVPRWREKPYSSLYSLEGTENLDDKIFEKRHQKLEAEERRQLRWHMRRIREQRHVERLRMRQRDPWYSGHSHYQPSVYTIWPQPQRDVRMIEITDTIPVMAFGEDLPDIPPADFMLPWVRTSKALKRSKRSKTLH; translated from the exons ATGAACAGTCGTGGTAGTGTAAATGAATCGAATTTGGTGAATCTCTCAGGGGATCTGTTGAATCCATTGGATACGAAGGAGTCGTTAGCGCTGAGTTTTCCGTTTGATCACATATACGCTTGTCACTCGGAGGAATCAGATCGCCGACAGGCGCATCTTGACAAGGAAGTAGAAATTGCCCTCCCTGATGACAAGGAACCAGGGCCTCCTGGAGAACAATCGCTTGAGGTCAGTAGACTCTCAGAGAGATTAACTGCTGCtgaaattcaaaatcaaagatTGAAAAGTTTGCTGGTCTATCATCTGGATTTGATACAACAACAAAATGATCTTATAACCAAGAAAGAGAAACAAAATACAGCTCTGCAATTGGAAAATGACTCT CTTAAATCTAAGGTGACACGTATGGACAGAAGGATAACAGTGAGTCAAAGGCATAATGTTAATCCTGCTCCTGTTTTAAATCTGCCACCTCCCACAAGCGTGCCACCACCTACAAGCGCTCCGGCACTTACCAGTGCAGCACCACCATCTCCGACCCTTGCAACTATCAAAACTGAACCAGGAACTTCTGACAATCAG TTGGTCTATAATAGTATTACTGACTTTTTGGTGCCAGAAACTAGAAAGAGTCCAtatctttttaataatgatataactaaaacaaaaccttTGATGCCAGACGCTTTTGATTTGAATAGACCTGCAGAATCag ATGTGCCCAACTACTTAACAGGGGACATAGGCGTGCCCTCGATTTTGGAGAATACCGGGCTGCCGTGCGACAACTTCAACATGATTGAAAACAAGCAGTCCTACATCAAAAAGGAAATCAAGACTGAACCTCGACCGGAACCGTTGTACACCGTCACGTCAAACAGGTT CGGCAACACCGTGATCCAGAAGATACAGAGGAATCGAAGGAGGACATCCGGAGGTTTAGGTAGTCTAAGTCGATTACCTAAAACGCCTGTTGTTAAAACCGAACCTCAAGAAAATG tgtTTGAAGATGACAAAGCTTTCGACCGATCCTTCAGTGTtaataaaaaatcgaaaatgaTTAATACATATAGCAAGTCTAAGAATGCCAGTCTTCCAAAGAAAACACCTCACTACACCGGTTCCCTGTCAGATCGGTTACAATTGATTGATACGACACCTACTGGTGAAGACCCGTACCAACTAGGGGAGGCTGATATGAGAGAGCAATCGCCGATTCCGAAACTTATGCTTCAAAAAACAAACCACGGTAGGCTGAAAATATGCTCGGATCTTATGGGGGAGAGCGCTATTCCCTCTAGGCGAATATATGATGCGCCAGCGACGGAAACAAGTTCCAAaatgccaaataaaataaaacttgagaAAAGATATAATTTACCAAACATGATCCCTTATTCATCTCCGCAAGCAACTACGCATACGCTTACGCACGCGTCGCTAACGACTACAGATACGGGGTCGATGATGTCCACCTACACGCACGTTCCTAAATCGTCAGCCCATACACCTAAGCAAACGGCTACTTCTAAGCAGACAACTCCTAAGCAAACAACCAGGCAGACTTCAGCGCACAGCGCTAAGCACTCGGCGGTATCTACGAATGCGGGCACTTACACGAACACGTACACGCATACTACTAGAAATTCGAGTACCCGTAGCCACACGACCCCAAACAAAGGCAGGGCGTCACAAAGGAGTTCTCAATCTGGCTCTCGGAAATCCACGCAAGCAGCAGCGAACAAACTTCTGAACGTGAGTGCGGTGAACACTGTGAGCACGGTCAACTCTGTGAACACAGTTAATGCGGTGAGCACGGTTAACACGATGAACACGATGAACACGGTTAGCACGGTCAACACTGTTAACACTGTGAACACGGGGAATACGGTGAACACAGTGAATGCGGGGAATACGGTGAACGCGGTGAATACCGTTAACGCGCTGAATACACCAAAGCCCGTCATTAAAACCTCATTATCGACAACACTTAATAATCTGCATACAGCGACACTTGCCGCTTTACACATGGTACCCCTGGCGCTCACACATACTCCCACGCAGGGTCACCAATTGCATGCTGCGATAATATCTACACCGCTCAAACAAACTActcttaaagaaattaaaaaagaatctcAAGATGCTGCGATGTCGACGCCGAAGACAGCAATTCTACATCAACCGCTGATAATACAACAACCGGCGTTGGTAAAGCAAGCAGGGCTAGTGCAGCAACCGGGAATAGTACAGCAGTCAGCGATGGTACAACAACCCTCGCTACTACAGCAACCCTCGCTACTACAGCAAACGGGGATGCTACAACAGCCGGCCATATTACAGCAAACTGCTAATATGCAGCATTTAACGTTGGCACAACAAACAGCGTTAGCGCAACAAGCGGCGTTAGCGCAACAAGCGGCATTAGCGCAACAACCTGGCTGCTCCAACATGCAACAGGATGGGGACGTAAAGAAAGAATCAGCCTTGCGTGTGGACTGGTCTTTGTACAACAACCTTAATTTGAGCAGTGACCCCACAACCGCTTTAACCGACTTCTATACAGAGGACCCGGGCTCACCTTTACCACAGTTTGATGTTGCCGAATTTCGGCAATTAATGGAAAACGAAGCAGCGGCGGCTGCCGCAGTAGCTGCTTTAGATAAAATGGATGCACTGGATTATGGCGCGATCGAAAAAAATGAAGCCGATCAGGTCAAAAAAAGGGGAGCACGAACTGCAAGCCTCATCGCTCCCGGTGTTCTTgaa GAGAAAGCTACGGATAACCGTCGTGGTATGGGCAGCAAACGTGGAAGGAAGCGTGCACTGTCTAGCGCTGGATTAATGAAAAATGCAAAGCAAAATTTATCGAAAGCAGTCGGGCCCAAGCCAAAAATGATTAAGGgaaaag cTGCGTGTCGCGGCAAGAAATCTCCTCTGCCGGGAATGACAACGGGCAAACCGTATCACACTCTGGTGGGAGACCCGGACCTATCGTGGTACCTCGGTCTGGACCCCGACGTTAAGCAGGAAGACATCGATCAGGGGGACTGCAAAGCCTCCACTGTAGAg GTACCGAGATGGCGGGAAAAACCATACTCCAGTTTGTATAGTCTTGAAGGAACAGAAAACTTAGATGATAAGATTTTCGAAAAGCGTCACCAAAAATTAGAAGCCGAAGAAAGACGGCAACTAAG GTGGCATATGAGACGAATCCGTGAGCAGCGACATGTAGAGCGTCTTCGAATGCGGCAGCGGGATCCTTGGTATAGCGGGCACTCTCACTACCAACCTTCAGTATACACGATCTGGCCGCAGCCTCAAAGGGATGTGCGAATGATCGAAATCACCGATACCATACCAGTTATGGCTTTCGGGGAGGACCTGCCCGATATACCACCGGC tgacTTTATGTTGCCGTGGGTGAGAACATCAAAAGCTTTGAAGAGATCTAAACGTTCGAAGACGCTACATTGA